The nucleotide window GCTGTTCGGTCCGGCGGTCGGCTCCGCGCTGCTGCTCGGGCTGGGACCGTCGCTGGGGATCTTCGCCAACGTGTTGTTCTACCTGCCGATGATGATCTTGATGTTCAAGATCCCGTACACCGGTCACACCCGGGACGCCGGGATCGAACGCCCCAAGGTGACGATCGTCGACTCGGTCCGGGTGTTGCGGGAGGTCCGGGCCAACCGCGTGCTGGTGAGCATGATCATCCTGGCTGGGTTGGCGGCGGTCACCATCGGCGGATCGTTGCAAGTGGCGATGCCGATCTTCGCCGGCAAGCTCGGTGCCGGCACCGCCGGACTCGCGTACGGGGTGTTGCTGTTCGCCAACGGCGCCGGCGCGGTGCTCGGCGGCTTCCTGCTGGAGGCGACCGGTGCGATCAAACCCAACCTGTCCTGGGCGATCATCGGCACCGCGATGTTCGGTGTCACCACGTTGATCTTCGCCACCACTGGCAGTTATGTCGTCGCGGTGATCGCGTTGCTGATCGGCGGCGTGGCCAACATGGCGTCGATGTCGATCACCCAGAGCATCGTCCAGTTGGAGGCGCCGCCGGGCGATCGCGGCCGGGTGTTCGGCGTGTTCGGCATGTTCGGCAGCGGTCTGCGAGTGGTCGGCGGCGCCACCCTGAGCGGGCTCGGCCTGCTGGTCGGCACCACCCAGTCGGTGGCGATCTGTGCCGCCATCTTCATCGTCGGCACGCTGGTCGTCGGCCTGTACGCCCGCAGCGGCCGGGCTCGAGCGGCCGTGCACTGAAGCTCAGCCCAATGGATGCAGACTCAGCGGGCGTCGCTCTGCAGGAGGCTGAGGGCGCGCGCCCTGCGGACCGCCTCGTTGCGCCGGGACACCGCGAGCTTGCGCAGGATGTTGCGGATGTGGGTGCGGATCGTGTTGACCGAGACGAACATGGCCGCGGCGATCTCGTCCGTGGTGAGCAACTCGGCCAGGTAGCCGAGCACCTCCGTCTCCCTGGGCGTCAACGGCTCGATCACACTCGGCTCCGTGGCCAGCGAGTCCGGTTGACCGATCGCCGCCCGGTTGACCACCACCCGGAGCGCCGGTGTCGCGCCGGC belongs to Microlunatus elymi and includes:
- a CDS encoding MFS transporter; the encoded protein is MTQTPGTGAPVKFAALRNRHSRPYLFTAGLSMMGDNNEHVITYWVLWEKFHSPALVGFEVISHWLPFLLFSVWFGTLAEKYDCRRLIQISQGLFMFVSIMWGVLFATGSLQMWEACVLLVLHGMAGSMWGPAEQLMLHDFVERKDLPSAVRLNATFRSLGVLFGPAVGSALLLGLGPSLGIFANVLFYLPMMILMFKIPYTGHTRDAGIERPKVTIVDSVRVLREVRANRVLVSMIILAGLAAVTIGGSLQVAMPIFAGKLGAGTAGLAYGVLLFANGAGAVLGGFLLEATGAIKPNLSWAIIGTAMFGVTTLIFATTGSYVVAVIALLIGGVANMASMSITQSIVQLEAPPGDRGRVFGVFGMFGSGLRVVGGATLSGLGLLVGTTQSVAICAAIFIVGTLVVGLYARSGRARAAVH